In one window of Ovis aries strain OAR_USU_Benz2616 breed Rambouillet chromosome 3, ARS-UI_Ramb_v3.0, whole genome shotgun sequence DNA:
- the LOC132659367 gene encoding peptidyl-prolyl cis-trans isomerase FKBP1A-like: protein MVKQKKSRNTQPQNYNDTEGIYLQSTTLRASVLKPQGGVLGHVLSRCAEGGRAAQPLPGRLGPARPPVCPPSGRASSAMGVQVETISPGDGRTFPQHGQTCVVHYTGTLQDGKKFDSSRDRNKPFKFVLGKKQVIRGWEEGIAQMSVGQRAKLTVSPDYAYGSRGHPGIIPPNATLIFDVELLKLE, encoded by the exons ATGgtgaaacagaaaaagagcaGAAACACACAACCTCAAAATTACAATGACACCGAAGGAATTTACCTGCAG TCTACGACTTTAAGAGCCAGTGTTCTAAAGCCTCAGGGAGGCGTGCTAGGGCACGTGCTTAGCCGTTGCGCGGAGGGAGGCAGAGCCGCACAACCGCTGCCTGGTCGGCTCGGTCCAGCCCGCCCACCTGTCTGCCCACCCAGCGGCAGGGCCTCCTCCGCCATGGGAGTGCAGGTAGAGACCATCTCCCCTGGGGACGGACGCACTTTCCCGCAGCACGGTCAGACCTGCGTGGTGCACTACACGGGGACGCTGCAAGATGGAAAGAAATTTGACTCCTCTCGAGACAGAAATAAACCCTTTAAGTTTGTGCTGGGCAAGAAGCAGGTGATCCGAGGCTGGGAAGAAGGGATTGCCCAAATGAGCGTGGGTCAGAGAGCCAAGCTGACTGTCTCCCCAGACTACGCCTATGGGTCAAGAGGGCACCCAGGCATCATCCCACCAAATGCTACTCTCATCTTTGATGTGGAGCTTCTAAAACTGGAGTGA